One region of Grus americana isolate bGruAme1 chromosome 20, bGruAme1.mat, whole genome shotgun sequence genomic DNA includes:
- the FAM163B gene encoding protein FAM163B has protein sequence MTAGTVVITGGILATVILLCIIAVLCYCRLQYYCCKKDESEEDEEEPDFAVHSHIPPLHCNRNVVLTNGPSLYASSPFGKKPAPSRPGCPSCAPYEPPTFFLQEPPEELHNGGDRVSYKTVSQEDLDLPVNVANLQALNPNRLSAMREAFSRSRSISTDV, from the exons CACAGGTGGAATATTAGCGACTGTCATTTTACTCTGTATCATCGCCGTCCTCTGCTACTGTAGGCTCCAG TACTACTGCTGCAAGAAGGATGAGTccgaggaggacgaggaggagccCGACTTCGCTGTGCACTCCCACATCCCGCCGCTTCACTGCAACCGCAACGTAGTGCTGACCAACGGCCCGTCCCTCTACGCCTCGTCGCCCTTCGGCAAAAAGCCGGCACCGAGCCGGCCTGGCTGCCCCAGCTGCGCGCCGTACGAGCCCCCCACCTTCTTCCTGCAGGAGCCCCCCGAGGAGCTGCACAACGGGGGCGATCGGGTGAGCTACAAGACGGTGAGCCAAGAAGATCTCGATCTGCCGGTGAACGTGGCCAACCTGCAGGCACTCAACCCCAACCGGCTCTCGGCCATGCGGGAAGCCTTCTCCCGCAGCCGCAGTATAAGCACCGATGTGTGA